DNA sequence from the Bacteroidales bacterium genome:
AACAGGGAAGACAAAGCAACACTTTATTTTGAAAGCGGGTTTAATTGTTCCCAATCAGTATTTACTGCTATTGCGGAGAAGCATGGACTTGACCCGGGTACTGCCCGGAAAATAGCCTCCGGTTTTGGTGGAGGGATCGCAAGGCTTCAGAAGACCTGTGGAGCTGTCACCGGTGGTGTAATGGCCATTGGCTTTCTCAAAGGCCATGAGCAGGTTGGAGAATCTGAAAAAAAGGACGAGACCTACCGGCTCATCAGAAAGTTTGTTGAGGAATTTACAGGGAAACATCACAGTATTGAATGCAGTGATTTACTTGGTTTTGATATGAATACCGAAGAGGGAAAAGCTAAAATCAAGGAATTACAACTGACTGAAAAAGTATGCCTGCGATGTGTAAAAGATGCGGTAAACCTGGTGGAAGGATTACTGGCTGAGCCTAAAACTTAGAGATTGATTCTAGTTTTTCAGGATTATTCTTCGAAAATAAAAACCTGTTCGATGGTTAGGGCGAATTCCCGCGCAATATCATAGGCTAACCGAAGGGAAGGATTATACTTGCCCTGCTCAAGGAAAACAATAGTTTCGCGCCTCACCCCGGCCTTTCTTGCCAACTCATCCTGGGTAAGATTATGTTTTGCTCTTAGCTCTCTGATCCTGTTATTCATTCCTGATCCCTCTAAAGTTAAAATACACCCAACTCAGGGCAAAAATCACCGCCATTCCAAGGATCCCCCAGCCAAACATCACATCCGTCTCAGGCTTAAACTTATCCGTGAGATACATGATCACCAGCCAAAGATAAATGGAGATATAAAAAGATAAGGCTGCAGCTTTCTGTAATACTTTTCTTGAGTATTCATCTTCTGCCGGCTCTCCTCTCTTTACACTTGTAAGCCGCCTATAGGCAAAATAAAGTCCGAAAGCCACAATGACCATGATAATGATGAGCTGAATGTTTTCGCCCCAGGTAATGGAAGCGGAATTGAACAGCCAAACCAAACTGCTGAGAAGTATCAGGGCAGATACTATAATTGCAAGTACAGATCTTTTCATAATGTCTAATGTTATATTTTTCTAACACAAAGTTATATATTTCTAACACGTTTTCGACAAATAAGATAAAATTATTAAGGTCTATGATGCTTAAACTGTCATACCTAAATTTTACATATAATTGATTATCAAAGTACTAAAAGTAAAATGGGACTTTTCGAGAAGAGGCTATAAATCCACCAAACCATGAATTTTTTTAACCAGTTTTCGCATACACCCATAAATCCCGGTCTATCAGTCAGGACTCCCGAAGGTGTGACCCGTATACAGATTGTTATACCGGAATGGCCGAAGGAATAACATCCTTGTTTATCACAACGGGAATTTGTTTCAAAATTGAAAACACGCCATCACTTGCACAATATTAGAATATTGTCCCGTATTGGCATCATGGTTTCAAATTTGGACTAATGAGCATCAATGCTATGAAGCATCATGACGGAATGGCGAAGGGTAGGAAGAATTTCCGTTAAGTACTCATCTACAGCCCTCACACTTCCGGGAAGGGTATAAATCAAGGTATTGGCAGTGAGTCCGGCCACCGCCCTCGAAATAAGGGCATTGGGTTTCTGGCTTCCATATTTGTACCTGATCAGCTCCATGATCCCCGGGATCTCCTTTTGAAGCATGGGGCGGATCACATCCACCGTGATATCCCTGGGGCCTATGCCTGTGCCGCCTGTGGTAAAGATAAAATCAGATTCCTTATTTACAAAGCCTGCAACCAGCGATTCAAGCTCGTCTTCATCATCAGGAATCACGGTATTATCGATAGAATACTGCCAGCCCATCTCCTCAAACCAGGCACTTAATTTAGCAGTAACTGCAGGACCTGATTTATCTTCATATTCTCCCCTGCTGGCACGGTCGCTGAGGGTAAGTACCTGAACTTTATAGACTTTTGGGGAATAAGTGAATACATCACCTGCCTTAACCACTCCATTCCTGAGTACCCTGGCAAAGATCCCCTCTTTTGGCATCACACAATTCCCGACTTCCCTGAAAATATTACAGGAAGTGCCATGACATTCTTTCCCGATCTGGGTGACTTCCAGCTCTATATCTCCGATGGAGATTCTATCCAGGGGATGGCTTTTCCATAATTCCAGCCCTTCAGTAGTAATATTTTCGGCAAACTCACCAAAATTAATTTGTCTGCCTGCCTCCTTTGTAAATTTATGAATGCTTTCGACCGCCAGTAAGCTTACCTGCCGATGCCAGGAACCTGAATGTGCATCACCTTGAACACCCCGTTCATTAAGCATAATCTCAGGCACCGGTAATTTTATGGTTCCTTTTTTTTCAGAAATATTTACAGATACAATTTTCATACTTTGACTTATCAACCAGTTTTAATTTACTTAAGTGCTTCCAAATTCCTGAACCATAATATTATGTCCCACGCTCGCCAGGATCTCTTTCCCGGTAATTTGCAGCCCTGCTGAGTCTTTCATCCGGCAGATCATTTCTGCCCTTAATAAACTTCACACCTTCTATCACATAGAAAATGGAGGAGGCCAGCAACGACAATCCAAGGGAGATAAAAAATGTGCCTTTATAAAGTTCCGGGATCAGTTCCCATCGGCTGGAAAACACACCCAAAAGAATCATAAATGACATCAGGAGATAGCCTTTCAGGTCAAAGAATCCAAAAATACAGGGCCTGGCATACTTATGATGAATAATCCTGTTCACATATCTTTTGCTAACTTTCCTGAATACCAGGAGGAAGAACGGGAAAAAGCCTGCCAGACCGATTAAATAATTTAGCCAGTGATGCAGTGCATTATGCTCTATCATTTCAATTCCCAGATGCAGGATACGGTAGGATGCATAAGCCCAAAGGGAAGCCCCCAGGATAATGAGCACTATTTTAGGTGCACCGGGCTTAAATTTATGGTAGGATCTGGTCATGAGGATATTGGCCTGGAGGAGGGGGTGGAACTTTGCGAAACAAGGAAGCTTCGGAATGCAATTTCATACGTTTTAAACCGATTCTCCAGATGATGATCAGGAAAGGAATAAATCCCAGGATGAGCAGTGGTTGCCCTGAAAGTATCAGGAAATCATACGTTCCATGAAACAACCAGGGAATGGTAAAAGCTTTCCAGAGAAATTCCGCTTCCCTTTCGGGTATAAATTTAGCTAATCCCAGGTAATACCCCATCATTATTCCAAAAAGTGTATGAGCGGGAACAGCAGTAACAGCCCTCAGGAGACCAACAGTATAGGAGCCTTCAAACACATAAAAAATGTTCTCCACAGCTGCAAAACCCAGGGAAACGGCCACTGCATATACAATACCATCAAACCTTTCATTGAAATTCCGGTTCCTCCAAAATAACAGAAAAAGGATTGCATACTTGAAGACCTCCTCTGTTGCGCCTGCAACAATAAAGCCTTCATATGCCTTTGGCCATCCCCTGCAAACCGGGAAATATTTTCATTAAAGCCTGTTCTAAAAAAGCTGCCGGGAATAGTATCAGCGCTCCGGCAATAAATCCCCTTAAAATGAGTCCAAAAGGCTCTTTCTCGTATTTATCGCGGAAATACACGTATGCCAGGAGTATAAAAACCGGGGCAAGTGAAAGTATTAAAAGGGTTATCATTGACTCAGTATTGGCGGTTTGTGTTTTAATAGGAGAAGCGACTTCAATAACAGCCTAAAGGAATCCATTCTAAGATCAAAAAATCATCAATATGGTAAATCTGATTTTGTTTTTTCGATGAGCCTGACCTGTCCGATCACCATAGATTTATCCACCGCCTTGCACATATCGTAAACAGTTAATAAAGCCACGGAAACAGCTGTAAGGGCTTCCATTTCAACACCCGTCTGTCCGTTACAGTGCACCTCGGCAGAACAATTTACCCCATTCGGAGCAATAGCAAGTTGAACATCTACCTTAGTTAAAAGCAGGGAATGGCATAAAGGGATCAGTAGCGGGGTTTGTTTGGCTGCCTGAATACCCGCTATTTGAGCTACCGTAAGAACATCTCCCTTTTTGATGGCATTTTCCCTGATCAGTTTCAGGGTTTCATCGCCCAGCAATATCGATCCTTCAGCCTTTGCTATTCTGAATTGTGCAGGTTTTGAACCAACATCCACCATTCGTGCTTTTCCACGGGCATCGGTATGCGTAAGTTGGGGCGTCTTTTTTGAGTTCATTCCTCTATATGAGTTTTATGTTCAAATTGTGATCAGGCAGGATACTATCAGCATCAAAGATAAAAGTAGGCAGTTTCCGTGTAAATCTATCCTCCTATATTAAAGAACTCGCTATTCAAATTCATGGTACCGCAGGGAGGCTTCTTTTCAAGGGCTGATTCAATCGCTTTCCTGGCCCCCAGTTCCCTGACATTGAATTCCATGTCATTAAAAAGACAGGGCTTCACCATACCATTGGCCGTCAGTCGTAAACGATTGCAACGGGCACAATCCCCTCCACTCCCACCATGAACTACATAAAATTCTCCGTTTTCCAGGTCCATTTCCCTGATAAAGCGGACCATCAAGCCATTAGTTTCACAATACTTCTTTATTAACAGGGCATCGGGTTCATCAGGCGTGTTTTTAATCACACAATTTATTTTTACAGGATACAGTCCGGCCATTCGTGCAGCTTCAATCCCTTTCAAAACTTTATTCACATCACCTCCCCGGGTAATGGTCCTGAATTTTTCAGGGTCCAGGGAATCGAGGCTGACATTGATCCGATGCAAACCGGCCTCTTTTAAAGGTAAAGCAAATTCTTCCAACAGGATACCATTGGTTGTCATCCCCAGGTCCCTGATTCCCTTTATTTTGGAAATCATTTCTACCAGTGAGAGGATTCCTTTTCTTACCAGGGGCTCCCCACCGGTTATCCTCACTTTATCTACGCCCAGCTCCACAGCCACTTCAACCACCTCAAGAATTTCCTCAAAACGCAGGACATCCTCATGTTTCATCATGACCACACCTTCTTCAGGCATACAATACATGCATCGCAGGTTACACCTGTCAGTCACTGATATTCTCAAATAGTGGATCTTCCGGTTATAAGAGTCGAACATCGGCAAGGCTTCCTTTCAATATTTCCTGAACACCTAATTCAACCGCCATGAATCCATCGGCATGGATATAGGAATGAATATGTGCTGAACCGTGGTAATCCACTTTACCAATAGTTCCATCTTTTAAAATCACAACAGGGACGAAAGCTTTGCGATCAGTCCTTTTTCTGCGGTAATCGAATCCCAATGGCAGTCGCAGTGTTTTTGAATGAGCAGTATTACCTACACAATGATTCATCAGGTGTTTGACCAATAATTCGAATTGCACAAAACCCGAGACAGGATTTCCGGGTAATGCAAATACATAAGTATGGTTCCTGATGGCAAAAATGCTTGGCTTTCCCGGCTGAACCGCCAGGCTCCTGAATAACAGGTCAAATCCGGCCTTTTCAAGCACCGCAGGAACAAAATCGAAGTCACCTACGGAAATACCGCCTGTAAGAATGACAATATCATTCTCTGCGGATGCTTTCTCAATAAGAGCTAAAGTACTGGTTTCATCATCGATGGCGATTCCATAATAATTAGCAATGGCATTGGATTGCCCGATTTGTGCAATGAGTTGCCAGGCATTGCTGTTGCGGATCTGTGAGGGACCCGGAACTTGATGGGGTTCCACCAGTTCATCCCCTGTGGTAATGATCCCTATGCGGAATTTATTAAAAACCAGGGGTTTCGCTGCCCCAACGCTTGCTAAAACCGCAATTTCCTGCGGACGAAGTAGGGTGCCTGCTTCCAGCACCCGGCTTCCCTTTCTGAGATCTTCAGCCTTAATGCATATGTTAGATGCGGATTTATCAGCAATAAACCTGATCGTACCGGCTGAGACGGTTTCCACATCTTCTATCATAATGACCGTATCGGCACCTTCTGGTAGCATACCCCCGGTCATCAGTTTGGAACATTCCCCCTGACCCACTTTAAACTGAGGCACTTTACCAGCAGGGATTACCTCCAATACCCTGAGGTTAACCCCAAGGTCCGAGTGGCGACATGCATATCCATCCACCGCAGACTTATCAAAAGGTGGCATGTCCATATCAGAGTAAATATCTTCTGCCAGTATCCTTCCTGAACAATCTATCAGGCTAACCCTTTCAGTGGAAATGGGCCGGGCTGTTTTCTCAATAATGACAAGTGCTTCTTCGAAAAGTATCATTTTCTGATTTCAGGGACACAAAGATAATTATTCAGAGGAGTTGAGAGTAACTGCCGGCACATGAGAAAGAATTATCTTTGAATGACAGTGGGAAGAATTAACAAAATTCAAAATTCAAAAAATCCATCCGCGGGGGATACAAGAATCCATCCGCCGGTTGGCGGACCAAAACAAAGAATCAAAAGCCTGCTCTTATGCGAGCAGAGTATTAATAAATCAGCAAAAGATTATAGTAAAGCCATTCTGAATTCTGACAGGCTTATGGATTCCAAAAAAAGGGAATATCATTAACAATAAATAGTCTCTATAAACTATGACTACCGAAAGTGTCCTGAGGCCATGGACGATGAATGACCTTGAAAACCTGGTTAAATATGGTGATAACCCCGGGAGTTGCAAAATTCATGTCAGATGGCTTTCCCAGTCCCTATACTCATGAGCGGGCCCGCCCTTTTCATCAGGAATGCGTAGAAGATATGCCTGTAAGGATTTTTGCAATTTCTGTTGAAGGTGAAGCTGTTGGAGGAATAGGGATACATCCGCAATCAGATATCCACCGCAGAAACGCTGAATTAGGATACTGGCTGGCGGAACCTTTCTGGGGACAAGGCATTATCACCC
Encoded proteins:
- a CDS encoding C_GCAxxG_C_C family protein; its protein translation is MNREDKATLYFESGFNCSQSVFTAIAEKHGLDPGTARKIASGFGGGIARLQKTCGAVTGGVMAIGFLKGHEQVGESEKKDETYRLIRKFVEEFTGKHHSIECSDLLGFDMNTEEGKAKIKELQLTEKVCLRCVKDAVNLVEGLLAEPKT
- a CDS encoding DUF2178 domain-containing protein codes for the protein MKRSVLAIIVSALILLSSLVWLFNSASITWGENIQLIIIMVIVAFGLYFAYRRLTSVKRGEPAEDEYSRKVLQKAAALSFYISIYLWLVIMYLTDKFKPETDVMFGWGILGMAVIFALSWVYFNFRGIRNE
- a CDS encoding helix-turn-helix transcriptional regulator; this encodes MNNRIRELRAKHNLTQDELARKAGVRRETIVFLEQGKYNPSLRLAYDIAREFALTIEQVFIFEE
- a CDS encoding MOSC domain-containing protein, yielding MKIVSVNISEKKGTIKLPVPEIMLNERGVQGDAHSGSWHRQVSLLAVESIHKFTKEAGRQINFGEFAENITTEGLELWKSHPLDRISIGDIELEVTQIGKECHGTSCNIFREVGNCVMPKEGIFARVLRNGVVKAGDVFTYSPKVYKVQVLTLSDRASRGEYEDKSGPAVTAKLSAWFEEMGWQYSIDNTVIPDDEDELESLVAGFVNKESDFIFTTGGTGIGPRDITVDVIRPMLQKEIPGIMELIRYKYGSQKPNALISRAVAGLTANTLIYTLPGSVRAVDEYLTEILPTLRHSVMMLHSIDAH
- a CDS encoding PrsW family intramembrane metalloprotease encodes the protein MVAGATEEVFKYAILFLLFWRNRNFNERFDGIVYAVAVSLGFAAVENIFYVFEGSYTVGLLRAVTAVPAHTLFGIMMGYYLGLAKFIPEREAEFLWKAFTIPWLFHGTYDFLILSGQPLLILGFIPFLIIIWRIGLKRMKLHSEASLFRKVPPPPPGQYPHDQILP
- a CDS encoding molybdopterin molybdotransferase MoeA, with translation MILFEEALVIIEKTARPISTERVSLIDCSGRILAEDIYSDMDMPPFDKSAVDGYACRHSDLGVNLRVLEVIPAGKVPQFKVGQGECSKLMTGGMLPEGADTVIMIEDVETVSAGTIRFIADKSASNICIKAEDLRKGSRVLEAGTLLRPQEIAVLASVGAAKPLVFNKFRIGIITTGDELVEPHQVPGPSQIRNSNAWQLIAQIGQSNAIANYYGIAIDDETSTLALIEKASAENDIVILTGGISVGDFDFVPAVLEKAGFDLLFRSLAVQPGKPSIFAIRNHTYVFALPGNPVSGFVQFELLVKHLMNHCVGNTAHSKTLRLPLGFDYRRKRTDRKAFVPVVILKDGTIGKVDYHGSAHIHSYIHADGFMAVELGVQEILKGSLADVRLL
- a CDS encoding radical SAM protein, translated to MFDSYNRKIHYLRISVTDRCNLRCMYCMPEEGVVMMKHEDVLRFEEILEVVEVAVELGVDKVRITGGEPLVRKGILSLVEMISKIKGIRDLGMTTNGILLEEFALPLKEAGLHRINVSLDSLDPEKFRTITRGGDVNKVLKGIEAARMAGLYPVKINCVIKNTPDEPDALLIKKYCETNGLMVRFIREMDLENGEFYVVHGGSGGDCARCNRLRLTANGMVKPCLFNDMEFNVRELGARKAIESALEKKPPCGTMNLNSEFFNIGG
- the moaC gene encoding cyclic pyranopterin monophosphate synthase MoaC; amino-acid sequence: MNSKKTPQLTHTDARGKARMVDVGSKPAQFRIAKAEGSILLGDETLKLIRENAIKKGDVLTVAQIAGIQAAKQTPLLIPLCHSLLLTKVDVQLAIAPNGVNCSAEVHCNGQTGVEMEALTAVSVALLTVYDMCKAVDKSMVIGQVRLIEKTKSDLPY